CCCCCGAAGCATGGATTAGAGGCTGGAGCATGGTCAATCTTATCCTGACTTTGAGGTGCAGACCCCCAGCAACCGCCCTCTCCGTGGTTCCATAGCTCAGCTGATACCTAGGTTCAACATCGCTTTGGCGCAGGGTAGCGCGTGTGGTACAAATTTTGCTGGCCGGTTTGCCAGTGGTGGAATGGCCAGCGGAAGTCTAGACCATCGCTCGTTTGATTTGAGTAGGAGTCACAAGTGATGGCATGTATGAAAATTTTGCTGTCCAGATACTTTGTGGTTCATACTGTTGTCTGGCTGATGAGGACGTGATCGAAGAAAGTTCCTGATGTGTGCCGTCGTTAGTCCTCTATAGATCGGGTGAAAGTTGGTGCCGACAGGTGTGGTCCAGGTGAAGACGGGGACGTGCTTTCCGTTGTTCTTCACCACTAGATGGTGACTGCATTCGTCTTCTTCGGTAATAGTATGGTGGAACCGATAATGGGAGCCAAAAGTGTCGTCGAGGAATCAGTTGCTGGGCTTCTATTGGGTCCATCAACCCCATAGCCTCAAAATCAACGGATCGCTTCGCCAACTTGTCCTGGTATCCCATGTAAACCGTCGTCTGATTCGTGATCTCGAGTTTGCGCCTGACGCCCTCAGTCATAATGCATGAAACGACAGTATATGCCCCCCGACTGCAGCGAGAACGCACCCAGCAATGGCGACGCCCGCCGTCACCACAACACACCCAGGGCCGAGGGAAGCTATCGCGAGACCAACACCTACTAACGCAGGTAGAACAGCAATAAACCACCTGAGAAGTCCCCGTTCGTCGAGGAAGGTCGATACCGGATACTCTGGCCTCACCAAGACTGATCTCGGCATAGGCGGATCAATTGCCAGAGCATCGGCATGGAAATGGAAGAGGCCCGTGACGAATACGACCCCTAGTAAAGCTGTTCTCAGGAAGGCTGCAGTGAGAGCGATATACTTGCGGTACTTCGCAGAGCCATGCTTCTTTTGAAGGTTTCGGAGACTCTCCAGCTGGATGTAAATCATGTTCCGACAGGACAAGCCAGGAGAAAGCTATGGAGCACTGGTCGACTTCGTGGTGAATGATTTCTGAGGTTCAGGAGCGGCAGGTTCTTCGATATATATGCCAGTGGAGACCGCATGTCACCAAGTCAGCTGCTCTGGCCCGGCACCTCTTGTCGGAAATGCGGTTTGAGCGGATGGGCACGAAGGATGTAAGTTGCTGTACGTGGTGTCTTGGAACGATGCCAAGGATGCAGTATGAATCGACGATGCCGGCAACTCCCATGTTTCTGGCTCAACACCTTCCAGACGGAGCATGATACTCATGCAAGCAGCTCACGGGTCGTATAGATTGTGCGTGATAGTCTGCAGCACAGTGTCATCGAACCACCAACCCGCAACACATCGAACTCACCCAAAGTTTGAACACCTCAGCTATGGACTTAGTCAATGCTGCAAGCTTCTTCGAGTGCGCGAGCCGCAAGCGCTGTTGTTGGAAAATGTACCTCTTGTTGACAAACGCGCATGTGGGGGGAGGATGTCTTGAGGAAGATATGGCACGATCTTCGGTCCGCGGCGCACTTCAAGCTTTGCCAAGCTTTGCCAAGCTTCACTGAACTTCACTGCGTCACTTCTGGGGGTACTGTAAGTCTGTAACATCACAGATATCTTACTCCACACCACCGACTTATCCCGCTCACCTTCAATGCACAACAAACAGCTACCCAAACATCCCGTCAAGCAACACGCCGACGAAACCACAATGGATCTCACAACACAAGCAGATGTTTCTTCCGACAGAATCAATGACCCGATCTACAACAGTGCCATAATGGCGTGCGTTGGCATCGGGTTAGTCGCTTCAGTCATTCGTGTCAGATATGGCTGGACCTACGAAGAAGCCGGAATCCTGCTAAATCTGGCATTTTGGGGCGGGTATGGAATGGTTTGCTTCTACCTGGGCCCCATCATCCTCATAGCTCTGGCGAGGGATTGGAGCTATGCGAGCGCTATCAAGAAGCTTAAGCTGGTGGATGCTGACCCGATGGTGTTTTCTACGGAGTCTAGGGTGGTCCGGGTGTTGTGGCAGAGACTAGTCGACTCGGCGCGAGCTGGTCTCTTGCATCGCACGACTAGCAGCAGGTTGTCTTTGCGACATTGACGGTCCGAAAAGCGCCCATGAGAACAGCAATCAGGATATGGGTTGTCATTAAGCCATGGATTCATGCTACAGACAGCTTCAGATGCTCTCTGCCACTACGAAGGCCCTGGCACGAAATCAGCATGCCGTTCGTCCTGCCGGGAGTGATATGTCTGCACTCCTACTTGAGCACGACGCCAGCGCTCTGGTCAAGCGGGCAGAGGCAAAAAGGCGCATACACTGGATCTGTCAAGAAACTGGGACTCGTCAGCAAAGGAGGCACTTTCAATAGCTATTCTGCAGTCTAGTCAGTCAAGCTCGCTGCCATTTGTGATACGCCGAGGACCCTACCATAGTTGATCATCATCGTCAGAGAACGCAGAGTGTATCATTGGAGTGCGAGCTTACGCTGCGACAGAAGCTCTTTCCGAGATATATTCCTGCCTTCACACATCATCTTGAACATTCCACCTTTATCGAAAATATTAATTGGGCTGTCGAACTCTGCGACGGTTCCGCTATCCATGACCAGAACACGATCGTACCTAAATAACACAGCGTCAGTACAATATCAGACATTGAGTCTGGCTTTGGTCTCGGGAGCTTACCCAATAATCGTATGCAGCCGATGTGCGATACATAACAGCGTTCGGTCCTTGGAAACCTCGAGTATCACACGTTGCACTTTCTTGTCGGTCTCGAAGTCCACAGAGCTTGTTGCTTCGTCGAAGAACGTAATGGCAGAGTTGCAGATCAACGCTCGGGCTAGAGCGAGGAGTTGTCTTTGGCCTAGGGAGAAATTCTGGCCGTCGTCCTCAACGGGTGAGTCCAATGTGATCCGCTCGGTGCTGCTCCTACCCTCTGGATCTTTGGTTTTGTAGTCAACAAGTCCCGTCTGTCGTAATGACTCCCATAGTCGAAGGTCCTCGTATTCTCCAAACGGATCCAGGTTAGTCCGTATCGTACCCTTGAATAGCACCGGGTCCTGTGGAATGATTGACAGCCTTGATCGCAGATCGTGTAGGGGGAGTGAAGCGATGTTCACGCCGTCGATACAAATCTGCCCTTCAGCCACCTCTGCAAGCCTGAATAGGGATGTGATTATGCTAGACTTGCCAGCCCCAGTCCGTCCAACGATACCGATCTTTTCCCCAGCAGCAATGCTAAAGGAGAGACCTTTGAGCACAAGCGGCAAGCCTGTACGGTAGCGCATGTGCACATTATTGAACTCAACGGCGCCCTTTGTCGGCCAGCTGGGATCCGCAGGAGACAGTTTGTGGCCACTCTCCTCCTGCGCCAGATCGTGTGCGTAGTGATGAAGGCGTTCTGTGGAATTCATCTCGTTCTGAACGTCCGCAAAGACATGTACGAGCTGTTGCATAAGCTGAACCATACTCAGCATGTAAGAGAGGACCAGACCGCCAATGCTCGGATCTACGCTGAAGCGTGACGTCACAATCAGCACGCCAACGGTAAAGATTAGCAGGACACCGATCGTGTCAAGCCTAACTGAAAGCCAGCGCTGCCCGGCAAACGTGAGGAAGTATGCGCCATTCGATGAATCCAGGGCTGTCGCGATCGCGTTTCGGAAGCTCTGCTCGACCGAGTAGGCGCGGATGGTCATGGCACCATGTATAGCTTCGCCAAAGCGTGCGAAGACATGGCTACGTAGCACGGCCTCGTTTCTCTTGATCTCGCGTGCCGAAGCTCGATAGTACGACGCCGCGTATACAAAAGCCAGGCCAAGTGGGTCCAGAGCGATAGCgaagtagtagtagtaggaGATTACCAAGGCAAACACTGGCACTATAGTAGCGACAATGAACAGCAGAAATCG
This genomic window from Fulvia fulva chromosome 4, complete sequence contains:
- a CDS encoding ABC-type transporter cicA, with amino-acid sequence MDESGLRLQSWILHRAYARQCRVPRNDDRCEQLCAKEPDGNEQKDSVEPKPVLPVTALMQQEQRNTGSVPWTVYAQFIKASGLLWNLPIVVGVLTLAQGANILTSLWLSWWTSTRFSGLQTPEYIVIYAALGVFQAILMFSFATTLTTLTSIASKNMLNRAVSHTLGAPVSFFDTTPTGRLMNVFSKDVDTMDSRLQDDLRFLLFIVATIVPVFALVISYYYYFAIALDPLGLAFVYAASYYRASAREIKRNEAVLRSHVFARFGEAIHGAMTIRAYSVEQSFRNAIATALDSSNGAYFLTFAGQRWLSVRLDTIGVLLIFTVGVLIVTSRFSVDPSIGGLVLSYMLSMVQLMQQLVHVFADVQNEMNSTERLHHYAHDLAQEESGHKLSPADPSWPTKGAVEFNNVHMRYRTGLPLVLKGLSFSIAAGEKIGIVGRTGAGKSSIITSLFRLAEVAEGQICIDGVNIASLPLHDLRSRLSIIPQDPVLFKGTIRTNLDPFGEYEDLRLWESLRQTGLVDYKTKDPEGRSSTERITLDSPVEDDGQNFSLGQRQLLALARALICNSAITFFDEATSSVDFETDKKVQRVILEVSKDRTLLCIAHRLHTIIGYDRVLVMDSGTVAEFDSPINIFDKGGMFKMMCEGRNISRKELLSQRKLALQ